The proteins below come from a single Acidobacteriota bacterium genomic window:
- a CDS encoding sigma-70 family RNA polymerase sigma factor — protein sequence MDIPVMARLSEAGLSDANRVDRESSCWTEEAFQGFFLENYARLVGVIFRIVGDYPRAEGLTDEAFWRLYRQPCGGNKFNPSGWIYRTASRLAIDSLRAEARRGRIEQEAGPLLSAGPRPDPLDAVLEAERCAQVRNALAFLRPLQAQLLILRASGFSYQELAETLKVKAGSVGTRLIRAEAAFRKSYLKLYGK from the coding sequence GTGGATATTCCAGTGATGGCGCGCCTCAGCGAGGCCGGGTTGAGCGACGCAAATCGGGTGGATCGAGAGAGTTCGTGCTGGACCGAAGAAGCCTTTCAGGGCTTCTTCCTGGAAAACTATGCACGGCTGGTGGGTGTGATCTTCCGCATTGTCGGCGACTACCCTCGAGCTGAAGGCCTTACCGACGAAGCCTTTTGGAGACTGTACCGCCAGCCCTGCGGCGGCAACAAATTTAACCCCAGCGGCTGGATCTACCGGACCGCCAGCCGCCTTGCGATTGACAGCTTGCGGGCCGAGGCCCGGCGTGGACGAATTGAACAGGAGGCAGGGCCTTTACTGAGTGCAGGCCCGAGGCCGGACCCGTTGGATGCTGTTCTGGAAGCAGAGCGTTGCGCGCAAGTACGCAACGCCCTGGCTTTCCTTCGACCTCTTCAGGCACAGCTTTTGATTCTGCGAGCGAGCGGTTTCTCATATCAGGAACTGGCCGAGACCTTGAAAGTGAAGGCCGGGTCAGTTGGCACCCGGCTGATTCGTGCGGAAGCGGCCTTTCGCAAATCCTATTTGAAACTTTATGGGAAATAA
- a CDS encoding ABC transporter ATP-binding protein, producing MQRAPASPDLAIETRMLGKIFGSKVAVRGLTLEVPRGEVFGFLGPNGAGKSTSIKMMLGLIAPTRGEALVLGVPAGDVSVRRKIGFLPEHFRFYEWLTAAELLGVHGRLYGMSKSRLRERIPELLNDVGLWPHREKRVRDFSKGMMQRLGLAQALLNEPDLIFLDEPTSGLDPAGRKLVRDIIRAQRDRGATVFLNSHLLGEVEVTCDRVSFIKNGEVLETRRLGARVEDEVTVTMRARNLSPETLSALEQLVSSLKVADDGLTFYTRSMDALPGIVRFLVSQNVDVYEITPQRLSLEDLFLRIVGPDGGL from the coding sequence ATGCAACGAGCTCCCGCATCGCCAGACCTCGCGATAGAAACCCGGATGCTGGGCAAAATCTTTGGTTCCAAGGTCGCTGTGCGCGGCCTTACCCTTGAGGTGCCCCGCGGCGAAGTGTTCGGTTTCCTTGGCCCCAACGGGGCAGGCAAAAGTACCTCGATAAAGATGATGCTTGGGCTGATCGCGCCTACCCGAGGTGAAGCCCTTGTTCTGGGTGTGCCGGCCGGCGATGTTTCAGTACGGCGAAAGATAGGGTTTTTGCCTGAGCACTTCCGCTTCTATGAATGGCTGACGGCCGCAGAGCTTCTCGGGGTGCACGGGCGTCTTTACGGGATGTCTAAATCGAGATTGCGGGAGCGCATCCCTGAGCTTCTGAATGATGTCGGCCTCTGGCCGCACCGTGAAAAGCGAGTGCGTGACTTCTCCAAGGGCATGATGCAGCGCCTGGGCCTGGCGCAGGCGCTCCTCAACGAACCTGATCTGATTTTTCTTGATGAGCCGACCTCAGGGCTTGACCCGGCGGGCCGAAAACTGGTGCGCGACATCATCAGGGCACAGCGCGACCGTGGAGCCACCGTTTTCCTGAATTCGCACCTGCTGGGCGAGGTTGAAGTCACGTGCGACCGCGTTAGTTTTATCAAGAACGGCGAGGTGCTCGAGACGCGGCGCCTCGGAGCACGGGTCGAGGATGAAGTCACGGTGACGATGCGGGCCCGGAACCTCAGCCCTGAAACCCTGTCCGCGCTCGAGCAGCTTGTCTCCTCCCTTAAAGTGGCTGATGACGGGTTGACGTTCTATACGCGCTCGATGGACGCCTTGCCGGGCATCGTGCGCTTTCTTGTGAGCCAGAACGTGGACGTTTATGAAATCACTCCGCAGCGCCTCTCGCTCGAAGATCTTTTCCTTCGAATTGTGGGCCCGGACGGAGGGCTGTGA
- a CDS encoding ABC transporter permease encodes MGTQVMAGVTFREAARKKVLWMAFIAGAGFLALFATGMHFQARGIHLNSEAIRRQILNTSLMMGLYAADLLTVLMTILIAADTLSGEIASGTIHAIATKPITRREILLGKWFGFVGMLTVYILFLLGGVALLGYLIGGATVEHLWRGLGLVWLESILLLNITLLCGTAFSTLASGVIVLGMHGVAFLGGWIEQIGAVTHSQGAVNVGIVASILMPSEALWRRAAFEMQTPLMSVLNMSPFSSFSVPSRIMVAYATVYLLVALGLALRQFRLKDL; translated from the coding sequence ATGGGAACGCAGGTGATGGCCGGCGTGACATTCCGTGAAGCGGCGCGCAAGAAAGTGCTCTGGATGGCATTCATTGCGGGAGCGGGCTTTCTGGCGCTTTTTGCGACAGGCATGCATTTTCAGGCGCGAGGCATCCATCTGAACAGTGAGGCCATCCGCCGCCAGATTCTCAATACGTCGCTCATGATGGGGCTCTATGCGGCGGACCTGCTGACGGTGTTGATGACCATCCTCATCGCTGCCGACACACTTTCGGGCGAAATCGCTTCCGGCACCATTCACGCCATAGCCACCAAGCCTATAACGCGCCGCGAGATTCTCCTCGGCAAGTGGTTCGGATTCGTTGGCATGCTGACGGTCTACATTCTTTTCCTGTTGGGTGGAGTTGCTTTGCTCGGCTACCTTATCGGCGGGGCGACTGTCGAGCATCTCTGGCGTGGTCTTGGACTGGTGTGGCTGGAAAGCATCCTGTTGCTGAACATCACTCTCCTTTGTGGCACAGCTTTTTCCACCCTCGCCAGCGGAGTCATCGTGCTGGGCATGCACGGGGTTGCCTTCCTGGGGGGCTGGATCGAGCAGATTGGCGCTGTTACACACAGTCAGGGCGCCGTCAATGTTGGCATTGTTGCGAGTATCCTGATGCCGAGTGAAGCATTGTGGCGCCGCGCGGCTTTCGAGATGCAGACGCCCCTGATGAGTGTTCTGAACATGTCCCCGTTCAGCAGCTTTTCGGTGCCGAGCAGAATCATGGTTGCCTATGCCACCGTCTATCTGCTCGTGGCGCTGGGGCTGGCCCTGCGCCAGTTCCGGCTGAAAGATCTATAG
- a CDS encoding sigma-70 family RNA polymerase sigma factor codes for MPHLAALYRTAKFLVHNPAEAEDLVQEVYLEALKSFHRFQPGTNCKAWLFRILFHRLHHLRRRVLKFSLEDTPRDQDSMAAEPPVPQEIKDEDILAALDKVPQAFREIVVMADVEEFSYKEIAETLKLPLGTVMSRLSRGRKLLREELAEVAKSYGIGNIANDSARGELA; via the coding sequence ATGCCCCATCTCGCGGCCCTGTACAGGACCGCAAAATTCCTGGTTCATAACCCGGCGGAGGCGGAGGACCTTGTGCAGGAAGTTTATCTGGAAGCGTTGAAATCCTTCCACCGTTTTCAGCCCGGCACCAACTGCAAGGCATGGCTCTTCAGGATTCTCTTCCATCGCCTCCACCATCTCCGCAGGCGAGTGCTGAAGTTTTCACTTGAAGATACCCCCCGAGACCAGGACAGCATGGCGGCCGAGCCTCCCGTACCACAGGAAATCAAGGACGAGGACATCCTCGCAGCCCTCGATAAGGTCCCTCAGGCTTTTCGCGAGATTGTAGTCATGGCAGACGTCGAAGAATTTTCATACAAGGAGATCGCCGAAACTTTGAAGCTCCCCCTGGGAACAGTAATGTCCCGACTGAGCCGGGGAAGGAAACTGCTGCGCGAAGAGCTGGCCGAGGTCGCGAAATCTTATGGCATCGGAAATATCGCGAATGACTCCGCCAGGGGAGAACTTGCATGA
- a CDS encoding molybdopterin-binding oxidoreductase, with translation MVSAPEVPTAPDPSELEEWNCQVRRRMRHQSRRSFLLWGAGLAAGAGAFEWLTTRPATGGVPWPLRKTLELNERLARGLFSEHRLSRTFDPKQVGPDRVNGDIGLDEDVDFAAWKLRVEGLASGSGPLMLGLGAIRKLPRVEMTTEFKCIEGWSVIVQWAGARFTDFMKTYPPLTRSGGAFSLSRTEDLPAYVSMATPDEGYYVGLDMESMLHPQTLLCYERNGAPLSQEHGAPLRLVATLKYGVKNIKRIGSIRYSNKRPADYWAERGYDWYVGL, from the coding sequence ATGGTCTCTGCGCCGGAGGTGCCGACTGCTCCGGACCCCTCCGAGTTGGAAGAGTGGAATTGCCAGGTACGCCGCCGCATGCGGCATCAATCACGACGCAGCTTTCTGCTGTGGGGGGCCGGACTGGCTGCCGGAGCCGGAGCCTTCGAGTGGCTGACGACCCGCCCTGCAACAGGTGGTGTTCCCTGGCCTCTTCGCAAGACCCTGGAATTGAACGAGCGGCTGGCCCGCGGACTTTTTAGTGAGCACAGGCTTTCACGGACCTTTGACCCGAAACAGGTGGGACCGGACCGCGTGAACGGAGATATCGGTCTTGATGAAGACGTGGATTTTGCGGCCTGGAAACTGCGCGTCGAAGGCCTCGCTTCCGGAAGCGGTCCGTTGATGCTCGGCCTCGGCGCCATCCGGAAGCTTCCGCGCGTGGAGATGACCACAGAATTCAAATGCATCGAGGGCTGGAGCGTGATCGTGCAATGGGCCGGCGCGCGCTTTACCGATTTCATGAAGACCTATCCGCCGCTGACTCGAAGCGGGGGCGCGTTCAGCCTCAGCCGGACGGAAGACCTGCCCGCTTACGTCAGCATGGCGACGCCGGACGAAGGCTACTACGTGGGGCTGGACATGGAAAGCATGCTGCACCCGCAGACGCTGCTCTGCTACGAGCGAAACGGAGCGCCGCTTTCGCAGGAGCACGGCGCGCCCTTGCGGCTGGTTGCGACGTTGAAGTACGGCGTTAAGAATATCAAGCGCATTGGGTCGATTCGGTATTCCAACAAGCGGCCCGCGGATTACTGGGCGGAGCGTGGATATGACTGGTATGTGGGGCTCTAG
- a CDS encoding thiosulfate reductase, producing MKESVERLEIRPKHPLAIRWCHWVNFPLLALMIWSGLWIYWANDVYRAGVGSFTLFKFFPAGFYRAFGVSYQLAKGMAWHFFFMWFFVLNGALYVAYTVFTGEWRQLVPSRHSFREAVLVALHDLRLWKGQLPARKFNGAQQIAYTGVILMGFGSVVTGLAIYKPVQIGWLTDLLGGYSAARFEHFLLAAGYVIFFVVHIAQVVRAGWNNFRAMVSGYELVSSKEATYE from the coding sequence ATGAAGGAAAGTGTGGAGCGACTGGAGATTAGACCAAAACATCCGCTGGCCATCCGATGGTGCCACTGGGTCAATTTTCCCCTGCTGGCCCTGATGATCTGGAGCGGGCTCTGGATTTACTGGGCCAATGACGTTTATCGCGCCGGTGTCGGCTCCTTCACGCTCTTCAAATTTTTTCCAGCCGGTTTCTATCGCGCGTTTGGCGTCAGTTACCAACTGGCGAAGGGCATGGCCTGGCACTTCTTCTTCATGTGGTTTTTTGTCCTCAACGGGGCCCTGTACGTAGCCTATACGGTATTTACGGGAGAATGGCGCCAACTGGTCCCGAGCAGGCACTCCTTCCGTGAAGCCGTCCTCGTCGCGCTCCACGACCTCCGTCTCTGGAAGGGCCAACTTCCCGCACGCAAATTTAACGGAGCGCAGCAGATTGCCTACACCGGCGTCATCCTGATGGGCTTCGGGTCTGTTGTCACCGGGCTGGCGATTTACAAACCCGTGCAGATCGGCTGGCTGACTGATTTGCTGGGAGGCTACTCTGCGGCGCGTTTCGAGCATTTTCTGCTGGCCGCCGGCTACGTGATTTTCTTCGTCGTCCACATCGCCCAAGTGGTCCGGGCGGGCTGGAACAATTTCCGCGCTATGGTGAGCGGATACGAGCTGGTTTCTTCAAAGGAAGCCACCTATGAATAA
- a CDS encoding inositol oxygenase: MGQEADLRIQQGPLKDLEEWDDFVKTRYPEGAPPAPAELSDKKQEEFRNYTDTTPPRVREFYRQNHMNQTRDFVLGKKREFLARNRAKMGIWEAMEYLNTLVDESDPDTELSQIEHLLQTSEAARRDGRPDWFILTGLIHDLGKILCLWGEPQWAVVGDTFPVGCAWSPKIVFHEFFSLNADSAVPEYQARLGVYEENGGLDKVDMSWGHDEYLYHVAKDYLPEEALYMIRYHSFYPAHREGAYDYLMDDHDRAMFHWVREFNPYDLYSKAETRPDVTKLRPYYDGLISKYFPSRIQW, translated from the coding sequence ATGGGGCAAGAGGCCGATCTGCGAATTCAACAGGGTCCGTTGAAAGATTTGGAAGAGTGGGACGACTTTGTCAAGACACGATATCCCGAGGGGGCTCCGCCCGCTCCGGCGGAACTGTCTGACAAGAAGCAGGAAGAGTTCCGGAATTATACCGATACTACGCCGCCGCGCGTCCGCGAATTTTACCGCCAGAACCATATGAACCAGACGCGGGATTTCGTGCTCGGCAAGAAGCGGGAATTCCTGGCCAGGAATCGGGCGAAGATGGGTATCTGGGAAGCCATGGAATATCTGAATACGCTGGTGGATGAAAGCGATCCGGACACCGAGCTTTCCCAGATTGAGCACCTGCTTCAGACCTCGGAAGCGGCTCGGCGCGACGGCCGCCCCGACTGGTTCATTCTGACCGGCCTGATTCACGACCTGGGCAAAATCCTCTGCCTCTGGGGCGAACCGCAATGGGCCGTGGTGGGCGACACATTTCCGGTGGGTTGCGCGTGGTCGCCGAAGATTGTTTTCCATGAATTTTTCTCGCTGAATGCCGATTCAGCGGTGCCGGAATATCAGGCGCGCCTGGGCGTCTATGAGGAGAACGGCGGGCTCGACAAGGTGGACATGTCGTGGGGGCACGACGAGTATCTCTATCATGTGGCGAAAGATTATCTGCCCGAGGAAGCCCTCTACATGATCCGTTATCACTCGTTCTATCCCGCGCACCGCGAGGGCGCGTACGATTACCTGATGGACGACCATGACCGGGCAATGTTCCACTGGGTGCGCGAGTTCAATCCGTACGATCTGTATTCGAAAGCGGAGACCCGCCCGGACGTAACAAAACTTCGCCCTTATTACGATGGCTTGATTTCGAAGTATTTTCCTTCCCGGATCCAGTGGTAA
- a CDS encoding translocated intimin receptor Tir, with protein sequence MVKAILTDSQFWVPIAVLATGILLLVYVR encoded by the coding sequence ATGGTGAAAGCTATTCTCACCGACAGCCAGTTCTGGGTTCCCATAGCGGTACTGGCCACGGGAATTCTGTTGCTGGTTTACGTTCGCTGA
- a CDS encoding EamA/RhaT family transporter, protein MARRLHSSDVSRSLHTLGVLCGLAAGAWLGAAEAPTKLVTLGISPFIISLGMVAGVFVARWTVPTIMKGTEYVFADLRDKAHLIVWAILAGALWAVANTLTVFAIRDVGLSIAFPMWNTNCLVGLFWGWFFFRELRGAGKKAQGKVLGGAIGIAGGAVILAYASASAPLTTAAHATAGILAALGAGLLWGTMYIPYRKAYLSGMNPLSFVTVFTVGELGTVAALALAFRGGLQPVLADLAAARPALFWLFLGGFCWVLGDLFQQYAAKYIGIGRGIPLSNTNQLWGLAWGALVFGELTGRGPATQMMVVAGSVVMILGALAISSAAAPETEHASWSEAIERECDRYGLNHDEVFRAQAGEDVLAHRSSGWRWWDVAIVVAAVGIFIWLAHGTTRPPIALHPAWIVVLLAATLGLLAAGAVLLWKRTRFS, encoded by the coding sequence CTGGCCCGGCGACTCCATTCTTCAGACGTTTCGCGCTCGCTGCATACTCTGGGCGTGCTCTGCGGGCTTGCCGCGGGCGCCTGGCTCGGGGCCGCTGAGGCACCCACCAAACTGGTCACGCTGGGCATTTCACCCTTCATCATATCTCTCGGAATGGTGGCCGGAGTTTTCGTTGCCCGCTGGACCGTCCCCACCATCATGAAAGGCACGGAATATGTCTTTGCCGACCTGCGGGACAAAGCCCACCTGATTGTCTGGGCCATTCTGGCTGGAGCGCTTTGGGCGGTGGCCAACACGCTCACTGTGTTTGCCATCCGTGACGTAGGGCTCTCGATCGCCTTCCCGATGTGGAACACCAACTGCCTGGTGGGTCTGTTCTGGGGCTGGTTCTTTTTCCGGGAATTGCGCGGGGCGGGGAAGAAAGCGCAAGGTAAAGTCCTGGGCGGCGCCATCGGGATTGCCGGTGGTGCGGTCATTCTGGCCTATGCCTCGGCCAGCGCTCCGCTCACCACGGCGGCTCACGCCACGGCGGGAATCCTGGCTGCGCTTGGCGCGGGCCTGCTGTGGGGCACCATGTACATTCCCTACCGCAAGGCTTACCTGAGCGGCATGAACCCGCTTTCGTTTGTCACGGTCTTCACGGTGGGCGAGCTTGGGACTGTGGCGGCACTGGCCCTGGCGTTTCGCGGCGGGCTTCAGCCTGTGCTGGCGGACCTCGCGGCGGCGCGCCCGGCGCTGTTCTGGCTCTTCCTGGGAGGCTTCTGCTGGGTGTTGGGCGATCTGTTCCAGCAATATGCCGCGAAGTATATCGGCATCGGGCGCGGAATCCCGCTCTCGAATACCAACCAGCTTTGGGGGTTGGCGTGGGGTGCACTGGTCTTCGGCGAACTTACTGGCCGCGGCCCGGCAACCCAGATGATGGTGGTGGCCGGGTCGGTGGTGATGATTCTCGGCGCGCTCGCCATCAGCAGCGCCGCAGCGCCCGAAACCGAACACGCCTCATGGAGCGAGGCGATTGAACGCGAGTGCGACCGCTACGGTCTCAACCACGATGAGGTGTTCCGCGCTCAGGCGGGCGAGGATGTCCTGGCGCACCGGTCGAGCGGCTGGCGGTGGTGGGACGTTGCAATCGTCGTCGCCGCCGTTGGAATCTTTATCTGGCTCGCCCACGGAACTACCCGTCCGCCCATCGCGCTCCATCCGGCCTGGATTGTTGTCCTGCTCGCTGCCACCCTCGGCCTGCTTGCCGCCGGCGCCGTGCTGCTCTGGAAACGGACGCGGTTTTCGTAA
- the modC gene encoding molybdenum ABC transporter ATP-binding protein: protein MLDVAIKKQFASNGRPCFALDAAFTANRGITVLFGASGSGKTTTLRSIAGMVTPDAGRISLGDVAYFDSAARINLAMQKRRVGFVFQDYLLFPHLTAAENVAYGVKGRHEHAHRRRVEEVLNLVGVDYAAGRRPDQLSGGEQQRVALARAIASDPAVLLLDEPLSAVDVVTRSRLLDEIIEVQRKTAIPFLYVTHSPADAVRIGDSLLVMAAGSIVQQGAPLEVFNAPLNVPAARVVGTENVLVGRIARHQPEDGISIVDLGGCRMVIPQSHLAEGSRVTLGIRAEDIIISRERIGRTSARNLLAGTVRHLLRDEGSTELVADCGVNLKVRITPQAGEALELAPGVEIYLLIKASSCHILP, encoded by the coding sequence ATGCTGGACGTCGCCATCAAGAAGCAATTTGCCTCAAACGGACGCCCCTGTTTTGCGCTCGATGCCGCCTTCACGGCCAATCGGGGCATCACGGTGCTGTTTGGCGCGTCGGGATCGGGCAAAACAACCACTTTGCGCTCGATTGCCGGAATGGTGACGCCGGACGCTGGAAGGATTTCACTGGGCGATGTGGCCTATTTTGATTCTGCCGCCCGCATTAACCTCGCCATGCAGAAGCGCCGCGTGGGCTTTGTTTTTCAGGACTACCTGCTGTTCCCGCACCTGACAGCGGCTGAGAACGTCGCCTACGGGGTCAAGGGCCGGCACGAGCACGCCCACCGGAGGCGCGTCGAAGAAGTGCTCAATCTGGTTGGGGTGGATTATGCCGCCGGACGCCGGCCCGATCAACTTTCCGGCGGCGAACAGCAGCGCGTGGCGCTCGCCCGCGCCATAGCATCAGACCCGGCCGTCCTGCTGCTGGATGAACCGCTCTCCGCCGTGGACGTAGTAACCCGCTCGCGGCTTTTAGATGAAATCATCGAGGTGCAGCGGAAAACTGCCATCCCGTTTCTCTACGTCACGCACAGCCCGGCGGATGCCGTGCGCATTGGCGACTCGCTGCTGGTGATGGCGGCGGGCAGCATTGTCCAGCAGGGCGCGCCGCTGGAGGTTTTTAACGCGCCGCTCAACGTTCCGGCAGCCCGCGTGGTGGGGACGGAAAATGTCCTGGTCGGACGCATAGCCAGGCATCAGCCGGAAGACGGGATCAGCATCGTTGACCTTGGCGGGTGCCGGATGGTTATTCCGCAAAGCCACCTCGCGGAAGGCAGCCGCGTCACGCTCGGCATCCGCGCGGAAGATATCATCATTTCCCGGGAACGCATCGGCCGCACTAGCGCCCGGAACCTGCTGGCGGGGACAGTTCGACATCTGCTGCGTGACGAGGGGAGTACCGAACTGGTGGCGGATTGCGGCGTCAATCTCAAGGTGCGCATCACGCCGCAGGCCGGGGAGGCGCTCGAACTCGCCCCCGGAGTGGAAATTTATCTGCTCATCAAAGCAAGCTCATGCCATATCTTGCCTTGA
- the modB gene encoding molybdate ABC transporter permease subunit, giving the protein MIWSAFKLSFLVVSVATAAVTLAGTALAFLLARREFRGKEALDSLVTLPMVLPPTVTGYYLILLLGRRGLLGQYLFALTGWTVAFTWEAAAIAAGVMALPLMVKSARAALESIDRRYELVSFSLGKSELETFFRVTLPLASRGILAGVVLSFARALGEFGATLMLAGNIRGKTQTMPLAIYEAFISGEDQKAQIMAVVLTLTSISVIYLTNVLSRPPKAA; this is encoded by the coding sequence ATGATCTGGTCGGCTTTCAAATTATCGTTTCTGGTGGTGAGCGTAGCGACGGCGGCGGTCACGCTGGCAGGCACGGCGCTGGCATTCCTCCTCGCGCGGCGCGAGTTCCGCGGCAAGGAGGCGCTGGATTCGCTGGTGACTTTGCCCATGGTGCTGCCGCCCACGGTGACCGGCTATTATCTGATTCTCCTGCTCGGCCGGCGCGGCCTGCTGGGCCAATACCTTTTTGCCCTCACGGGTTGGACGGTGGCTTTTACCTGGGAAGCGGCGGCAATTGCCGCTGGTGTGATGGCGCTGCCGCTGATGGTGAAATCGGCGCGGGCGGCGCTGGAATCCATCGACCGGCGCTATGAGCTGGTAAGCTTCAGTCTGGGCAAAAGCGAGCTTGAGACATTCTTCCGCGTCACGCTGCCGCTGGCTTCGCGCGGCATTCTGGCCGGAGTGGTCCTCAGCTTTGCGCGGGCGCTCGGAGAATTCGGCGCCACGCTGATGCTGGCCGGAAACATCCGCGGCAAAACGCAGACCATGCCTTTGGCCATTTACGAAGCGTTTATTTCGGGCGAGGACCAGAAGGCCCAGATCATGGCGGTGGTTCTCACGTTGACGTCGATTTCGGTAATCTACCTGACCAACGTCCTGTCCCGGCCGCCGAAGGCCGCATAA
- the modA gene encoding molybdate ABC transporter substrate-binding protein: MKSMLSCIKKFVTLLALAFVCASLSCSLEDSRPGGKDEGQITVAAAISLKDAFLSVAQIYQERTGEKVNFSFGASGELMRQIEAGAPVDVFASAGQSEMDDLQSKGLVEAATRADFARNSLVIVTPAGSTLNLKAVADLTQPGLKRISIGNPATVPAGMYAQQLLVHAQLWKALQPRLIFAENVRQVLDYVERGEVSAGIVYSTDVGIAHGQVQVAMRAPEGAYGPILYPIATIKGSPHPGAAGQFMRFVLGADGQRVLQKFGFLPVK, encoded by the coding sequence ATGAAATCAATGCTTAGTTGCATTAAGAAATTCGTCACGCTACTCGCACTGGCTTTTGTGTGCGCGAGCCTTTCCTGCAGCCTCGAGGATTCCCGGCCGGGTGGAAAGGATGAAGGACAAATCACCGTTGCCGCTGCCATCAGCCTGAAAGACGCTTTTCTCTCCGTGGCGCAAATCTACCAGGAACGCACCGGCGAGAAGGTCAATTTCAGCTTTGGCGCTTCCGGCGAGCTGATGCGGCAGATTGAAGCCGGGGCACCCGTGGACGTCTTTGCCAGCGCGGGACAAAGCGAGATGGACGATCTGCAGTCCAAAGGCTTGGTGGAAGCCGCTACCCGCGCCGACTTCGCACGCAACTCGCTGGTGATTGTGACGCCCGCGGGATCCACACTCAATTTGAAGGCTGTCGCCGACCTCACGCAGCCGGGCTTGAAAAGGATATCCATCGGGAATCCCGCGACTGTTCCGGCAGGGATGTACGCACAGCAGTTGCTGGTCCACGCGCAATTGTGGAAAGCGCTTCAGCCCCGCCTGATTTTTGCGGAAAACGTCCGCCAGGTGCTGGATTATGTAGAGCGCGGAGAAGTCAGCGCGGGAATTGTTTACTCCACCGATGTGGGCATCGCACATGGCCAAGTGCAGGTGGCGATGCGCGCCCCGGAAGGGGCTTATGGCCCGATCCTCTATCCCATCGCCACGATCAAAGGAAGCCCGCACCCGGGCGCGGCGGGGCAGTTCATGCGTTTCGTTCTGGGCGCCGACGGGCAGCGCGTGCTCCAAAAATTCGGATTCCTGCCGGTGAAATAA
- a CDS encoding helix-turn-helix domain-containing protein: protein MEYLGVREAARRLGVSYPTVKQWIYHGKIRTVKTVGGHHRIAQSEIDRLLFRQGSQTPAIPRSQSPLPKARPASGTGLEEFISGRNQLVGRIVGLKTIGLLTKVSLDVGGQIVTSVITRDACLDLKLKVGETAAALIKATEVMIIRPNWKAS from the coding sequence ATGGAATATTTAGGCGTTCGAGAAGCGGCCCGGAGGCTGGGCGTCAGTTATCCCACCGTGAAGCAGTGGATCTACCACGGCAAAATCCGCACAGTGAAGACCGTAGGCGGGCATCATCGCATCGCGCAGTCAGAGATTGACCGCCTGTTGTTCCGCCAAGGCAGCCAGACGCCGGCTATCCCTCGTTCGCAGTCTCCGCTTCCCAAAGCGCGGCCCGCATCGGGAACCGGCCTTGAGGAATTCATCAGCGGAAGGAACCAGCTCGTGGGCCGGATTGTCGGGCTCAAGACCATCGGCCTGCTCACCAAAGTCTCGCTCGACGTCGGCGGGCAGATCGTCACTTCCGTCATCACGCGCGACGCCTGCCTCGACCTGAAACTGAAAGTGGGCGAAACGGCTGCGGCGCTGATTAAGGCCACCGAAGTGATGATCATCCGCCCCAACTGGAAAGCCTCCTGA